One window from the genome of Deltaproteobacteria bacterium encodes:
- a CDS encoding CopD family protein, with product MVWIGGMLFLVLVVVPWLRGGGQIEAGVFLRETGVRFRNVGWSCFLLLLITGTFNLWVRGVRLSDFGRAEWLASPLGETVVLKLGVFLLVLVVSAVHDFVVGPRATRAIAADPRSPGAQRLRRRTSVLGRVNVVLALILVAAGVMLVRGVPW from the coding sequence ATGGTCTGGATCGGCGGCATGCTGTTCCTGGTCCTCGTCGTCGTGCCCTGGCTGCGGGGCGGCGGACAGATCGAGGCCGGCGTCTTCTTGCGTGAGACCGGAGTACGCTTTCGCAACGTCGGCTGGAGCTGCTTCCTCCTGCTCCTGATCACCGGCACGTTCAACCTGTGGGTTCGGGGCGTTCGCCTGTCGGACTTCGGGCGCGCGGAGTGGCTGGCGTCTCCGCTGGGGGAGACCGTCGTCCTCAAGCTCGGCGTCTTCCTGCTGGTGCTCGTGGTGAGCGCCGTCCACGACTTCGTCGTGGGGCCGCGAGCGACCCGGGCGATCGCCGCAGACCCCCGGTCGCCCGGAGCACAGCGTCTACGGCGGCGAACCTCCGTCCTCGGTCGCGTGAACGTCGTCCTGGCGCTGATCCTCGTCGCCGCGGGGGTGATGTTGGTGCGCGGAGTGCCTTGGTGA
- a CDS encoding DUF488 domain-containing protein, translating to MRRRLTIEVKRIYEAPARSDGCRILVDRIWPRGISKDAAKLDAWLKDAAPSAELRSWFGHDPAKWASFKRKYFRELRRQDGIVEQLADAARGKTITLLFAAKDELHNNAVALKEYLDGQLGTRGERR from the coding sequence ATGAGACGGCGCCTCACGATCGAGGTGAAGCGAATCTACGAGGCTCCCGCGCGCTCGGATGGCTGCCGGATCCTCGTGGACCGCATATGGCCCCGCGGCATCTCGAAAGACGCGGCGAAGCTCGACGCGTGGCTGAAGGACGCGGCTCCGAGCGCCGAGCTTCGCTCGTGGTTCGGTCACGACCCCGCGAAGTGGGCGTCCTTCAAGCGCAAGTACTTCCGTGAGCTCCGTCGGCAGGACGGCATCGTCGAGCAGCTCGCGGACGCCGCGCGCGGAAAGACGATCACCTTGCTGTTCGCGGCCAAGGACGAGCTGCACAACAACGCCGTGGCGCTCAAAGAGTACCTGGATGGGCAGCTCGGCACCCGGGGCGAGCGGAGGTAA
- a CDS encoding cupin domain-containing protein, producing MSTPESAEHGVTFDLATIAQELRNEEPYVREGHTARTLLRASDLRVVLIAVRAGSTISEHHANVTAAVHVLSGRIRLQLPDRAVELEAGQLLVLGPGLAHDVHAQTDGAFLLTLGWRTGQ from the coding sequence ATGAGCACACCCGAATCGGCGGAGCACGGCGTCACCTTCGATCTCGCGACCATCGCGCAGGAGCTTCGAAACGAGGAGCCGTACGTCCGCGAAGGGCACACGGCCCGGACGCTCCTTCGGGCATCGGACCTTCGCGTCGTCCTGATCGCGGTCCGCGCGGGGAGCACGATCTCCGAGCACCACGCGAACGTCACCGCCGCGGTGCACGTTCTCTCCGGGCGGATTCGCTTGCAGCTCCCCGATCGAGCCGTGGAGCTGGAGGCCGGCCAGCTCCTGGTGCTCGGCCCCGGCCTCGCGCATGACGTGCACGCCCAGACCGACGGCGCGTTTCTGCTCACGTTGGGCTGGCGGACGGGCCAGTAG
- a CDS encoding hemerythrin domain-containing protein, producing the protein MLINLSSRPAAEASSLVDLLGECHHRIRHFIGLACAVARRRDVPAVEAAQACADAMRYFSEALPLHVADEEQSIAPRLRDRSPAVNDVLDALSAQHLRHDARIELLLRALAEVRRAPLDEAAKSRLAAVAEPLQTEFEEHLALEERVIFPALRHEVPAETQTSIVDELRERRRASQRQPRSTPAQEDEP; encoded by the coding sequence ATGCTAATCAATCTGTCGTCGCGGCCCGCCGCCGAAGCATCGAGCCTGGTGGATCTCCTCGGCGAGTGTCACCACCGGATCCGCCACTTCATTGGCCTCGCATGCGCAGTCGCCCGGCGGCGGGATGTGCCGGCCGTCGAGGCGGCGCAGGCTTGCGCCGATGCGATGCGCTACTTCAGCGAGGCGCTGCCGCTGCACGTAGCGGACGAGGAGCAGAGCATCGCGCCGCGTCTTCGTGATCGAAGCCCCGCCGTGAACGACGTCCTCGACGCTCTGAGCGCTCAGCACCTACGGCACGATGCCCGGATCGAGCTGTTGCTCCGCGCGCTCGCCGAGGTGCGGCGCGCGCCTCTCGACGAGGCCGCGAAGAGCCGGCTCGCCGCGGTCGCCGAGCCGTTGCAGACCGAGTTCGAGGAGCACCTGGCGCTCGAGGAGCGCGTGATCTTTCCCGCCCTTCGCCACGAGGTGCCCGCGGAGACGCAAACATCGATCGTGGACGAGCTCCGGGAGCGACGTCGCGCCTCGCAGCGGCAACCTCGATCGACCCCGGCACAGGAGGACGAACCATGA
- a CDS encoding succinate dehydrogenase: MAPHPSAVGGHVEGFGATERKDGWWVEPAVTAVVFLTFVVYTTWAALQGVHYHWGPYLSPFYSPLLFAAPGDEAGLHHAWFGAWPTWWPSFLPASPAVLILAFPGSFRFTCYYYRKAYYRSFAGSPPGCAVGPLAGNRPYRGETFLLLFQNLHRYAMYFAVLFVFILSYDAIVSYWWDGRIGVGVGSIILTLNAVLIGAYTFGCHSFRHMIGGGTDCMSCGKATLKYGAWKKATWFNERHMEFAWLSLVWVMVTDLYVRLLSAGVITDLNTWSR, translated from the coding sequence ATGGCTCCCCACCCGTCCGCGGTCGGCGGACACGTCGAAGGTTTCGGCGCCACCGAGCGGAAGGACGGCTGGTGGGTCGAGCCGGCCGTCACCGCCGTCGTCTTCCTCACGTTCGTCGTCTACACGACGTGGGCCGCGCTCCAGGGCGTGCACTATCACTGGGGACCGTATCTCTCGCCCTTCTATTCTCCGCTCCTGTTCGCCGCACCGGGGGACGAGGCAGGGCTGCACCATGCGTGGTTCGGCGCCTGGCCGACCTGGTGGCCGTCGTTCCTGCCGGCCTCGCCGGCGGTGCTGATCCTGGCCTTTCCCGGGAGTTTCCGGTTCACCTGCTACTACTACCGGAAGGCGTACTACCGCTCGTTCGCGGGCTCGCCGCCGGGATGCGCGGTCGGTCCGCTCGCGGGCAACCGCCCGTACCGCGGCGAGACGTTTCTGCTCCTCTTCCAGAACCTCCATCGCTACGCGATGTACTTCGCGGTGCTCTTCGTCTTCATCCTCTCCTACGACGCGATCGTGTCGTATTGGTGGGACGGCCGCATCGGGGTCGGCGTCGGCTCGATCATCCTCACCCTGAACGCCGTCCTGATCGGCGCGTACACGTTCGGCTGCCATTCCTTCCGGCACATGATCGGCGGCGGTACCGACTGCATGTCCTGCGGCAAGGCGACGCTCAAATACGGGGCCTGGAAGAAGGCGACCTGGTTCAACGAGCGGCACATGGAGTTCGCGTGGCTGAGCCTCGTCTGGGTCATGGTCACCGACCTCTACGTCCGCCTGCTCTCGGCGGGCGTGATCACCGACCTCAACACCTGGAGCCGCTGA
- a CDS encoding fumarate reductase/succinate dehydrogenase flavoprotein subunit translates to MLNVSEIQTIDHDVLVVGAGGAGLRAAIECSAQKLSTGVISKSLLGKAHTVMAEGGMAAAMGNVDQRDNWKVHFRDTMRGGKFLNDWRMAELHAKNAPARVRELEEWGAVFDRTKEGLISQRNFGGHRYPRLAHVGDRTGLELIRTLQDHGVHSGISFHMECNGLEILKDGDRVAGLLAYWRETGRFVIFRCKAVILATGGGGKAWPVTSNSWEYTGDGGAMAYGAGAELMDLEFTQFHPTGMVWPLSVRGILVTEGVRGDGGVLKNNKGERFMFNYISERFAPETADTVEEADRWLKGDKTARRPPELLTRDEVARAITAEVKAGRGSPHGGVFLDIASRLPAETIKRKLPSMYHQFMELAEVDITKEPMEVGPTLHYFMGGIKVDPDSQMSSVPGLFGAGECTAGMHGANRLGGNSLSDLVVFGKLAGEGAAAYIRKLASAPQVQDAQVTTAVRSATDILNRAKGTNPYLLHEKLQDTMSKGVGIVRVKNELEQAIAEIEQHKKEAETLKAPGASQYNPGWHEALAMRSLLVTAEAVARCALMREESRGAHTRLDHPGESKEWANFNCVVKRGPDGTMEIEKRPKPAGPPGLVAIANAKIEDLESGAVGADVK, encoded by the coding sequence ATGCTGAACGTCTCCGAGATCCAGACGATCGATCACGACGTGCTGGTGGTGGGCGCCGGGGGCGCCGGCCTCCGCGCCGCGATCGAGTGCAGCGCGCAGAAGCTCTCGACGGGCGTCATCTCGAAGAGCCTGCTCGGGAAGGCGCACACGGTCATGGCCGAGGGCGGCATGGCCGCCGCCATGGGCAACGTCGACCAGCGCGACAACTGGAAGGTCCACTTCCGCGACACCATGCGCGGCGGCAAGTTCCTGAACGACTGGCGCATGGCCGAGCTGCACGCCAAGAACGCGCCGGCGCGCGTGCGGGAGCTGGAGGAATGGGGCGCCGTCTTCGACCGCACGAAGGAAGGCCTGATCTCGCAACGCAACTTCGGCGGCCACCGCTATCCGCGCCTCGCGCACGTCGGTGATCGCACCGGCCTCGAGCTCATCCGGACGCTTCAGGATCACGGCGTGCACTCGGGCATCTCGTTCCACATGGAATGCAACGGCCTCGAGATCCTGAAGGACGGAGACCGGGTCGCGGGGCTCCTCGCCTACTGGCGCGAGACCGGCCGCTTCGTGATCTTCCGCTGCAAGGCGGTGATCCTCGCCACGGGCGGCGGCGGCAAGGCGTGGCCGGTCACGTCGAACTCGTGGGAGTACACCGGCGACGGCGGCGCGATGGCGTACGGCGCCGGCGCCGAGCTCATGGACCTCGAGTTCACGCAGTTCCACCCGACCGGCATGGTGTGGCCGCTCTCGGTGCGCGGCATCCTCGTGACCGAGGGCGTGCGCGGCGACGGCGGCGTCCTCAAGAACAACAAGGGCGAGCGGTTCATGTTCAACTACATCTCCGAGCGCTTCGCGCCGGAGACCGCCGACACCGTCGAGGAGGCCGATCGCTGGCTGAAGGGCGACAAGACCGCTCGCCGCCCGCCCGAGCTCCTGACGCGCGACGAGGTCGCGCGCGCGATCACCGCCGAGGTGAAGGCGGGACGCGGGTCGCCGCACGGCGGCGTCTTCCTCGACATCGCCTCGCGCCTCCCGGCCGAGACGATCAAGCGGAAGCTCCCGTCGATGTACCACCAGTTCATGGAGCTCGCCGAGGTCGACATCACCAAGGAGCCCATGGAGGTCGGACCGACGCTCCACTACTTCATGGGCGGCATCAAGGTCGATCCCGACTCGCAGATGTCGTCGGTGCCCGGGCTCTTCGGGGCCGGCGAGTGCACCGCGGGCATGCACGGCGCCAATCGCCTCGGCGGCAACTCGCTCTCCGACCTCGTCGTGTTCGGGAAGCTGGCCGGCGAGGGCGCCGCCGCCTACATCCGGAAGCTCGCGTCGGCGCCGCAGGTGCAGGACGCGCAGGTCACGACCGCCGTGCGGTCGGCGACCGACATCCTGAATCGCGCAAAGGGCACCAATCCGTATCTCCTCCACGAGAAGCTCCAGGACACGATGTCGAAGGGCGTCGGGATCGTGCGGGTGAAGAACGAGCTCGAGCAGGCGATCGCCGAGATCGAGCAGCACAAGAAGGAAGCCGAAACGCTGAAGGCGCCCGGCGCGAGCCAGTACAACCCCGGCTGGCACGAGGCGCTCGCGATGCGGTCGCTGCTCGTCACCGCGGAAGCCGTCGCGCGTTGCGCGCTCATGCGCGAGGAGAGCCGCGGCGCCCACACCCGTCTCGACCATCCGGGCGAGAGCAAGGAGTGGGCGAACTTCAACTGCGTCGTGAAGCGCGGTCCCGACGGGACCATGGAGATCGAGAAGCGGCCGAAGCCCGCGGGCCCTCCCGGTCTCGTCGCGATCGCCAATGCCAAGATCGAAGACCTGGAAAGCGGCGCGGTCGGCGCGGACGTGAAGTAG
- a CDS encoding succinate dehydrogenase/fumarate reductase iron-sulfur subunit, translated as MATTRTFKVWRGDAKGGEFQRFEIEVDEGMVVLDVLHRIQARQANDLALRWNCKAGKCGSCSMEINGKPRLACMTRMNSLPEGETITVQPLKTFPVMKDLVTDVSWNYEQNRRIPKFQPKPRDSDGAYRMYQEDVDRVQEFRKCIECYLCQDVCHVLRDRDGREQNSFVGPRFMIRLASLEMHPLDTADRIPAVRDEFGSGMCNITKCCTEVCPEHIHITDNGIIPLKERVVDRFYDPIAMLMRKIFG; from the coding sequence ATGGCGACGACACGGACATTCAAGGTCTGGCGCGGCGACGCGAAAGGCGGCGAGTTCCAGCGGTTCGAGATCGAGGTCGACGAGGGCATGGTCGTGCTCGACGTCCTCCATCGCATCCAGGCGCGGCAGGCGAACGACCTGGCGCTGCGCTGGAACTGCAAGGCCGGGAAGTGCGGGTCGTGCAGCATGGAGATCAACGGCAAGCCGAGGCTCGCCTGCATGACCCGCATGAACTCGCTGCCCGAGGGCGAGACCATCACCGTCCAGCCGTTGAAGACGTTTCCGGTGATGAAAGACCTCGTGACCGACGTCTCGTGGAACTACGAACAGAACCGGCGCATCCCGAAGTTCCAGCCGAAGCCGCGCGATTCCGACGGCGCGTACCGCATGTACCAGGAAGACGTCGATCGGGTGCAGGAGTTCCGGAAGTGCATCGAGTGCTACCTCTGCCAGGACGTCTGCCACGTCCTGCGTGATCGCGACGGCCGCGAGCAGAACAGCTTCGTCGGCCCGCGCTTCATGATCCGCCTGGCGTCACTCGAGATGCATCCGCTCGACACCGCCGATCGTATCCCCGCCGTGCGCGACGAGTTCGGCTCGGGCATGTGCAACATCACCAAATGCTGCACCGAGGTCTGCCCCGAGCACATCCACATCACCGACAACGGCATCATCCCGCTGAAGGAGCGCGTCGTGGACCGCTTCTACGACCCGATCGCGATGCTGATGCGCAAGATCTTCGGGTAG
- the yghU gene encoding glutathione-dependent disulfide-bond oxidoreductase, giving the protein MADTSEYTPPKVWTWNKDAEHRFSSINRPIAGPTHEKELPVGKHPLQLYSLATPNGVKVTVMLEELLAKGHTGAEYDAWPIVILTGEQFGSGFVAVNPNSKIPALLDRSNSEKPIRVFESGAILMHLAEKFGEFLPTETAARAECLSWLFWQMGAAPFLGGGFGHFYAYAPVKLEYPIDRYAMEVKRQLDVLDRRLAESEYVAGPEYTIADMAIWPWYGALVKGEIYGAAEFLSVLEYTHVIRWTDRILARHAVKRGVMVNRMWGEPSGQLPERHDASDFDTIAKPPL; this is encoded by the coding sequence ATGGCCGACACGTCCGAGTACACGCCGCCGAAGGTCTGGACCTGGAACAAGGACGCCGAGCACCGCTTTTCGAGCATCAACCGGCCGATCGCCGGCCCGACGCACGAGAAGGAGCTGCCCGTCGGCAAGCATCCTCTCCAGCTCTATTCGCTCGCGACTCCGAACGGCGTGAAGGTCACCGTGATGCTCGAGGAGCTGCTGGCGAAGGGTCATACGGGCGCCGAATACGACGCCTGGCCCATCGTGATCCTCACCGGAGAGCAGTTCGGCTCGGGATTCGTCGCGGTGAACCCCAACTCGAAGATTCCGGCGCTCCTCGACCGCTCGAACTCCGAGAAGCCGATCCGCGTCTTCGAGTCGGGCGCGATCTTGATGCACCTCGCCGAGAAGTTCGGCGAGTTCCTGCCGACCGAGACGGCGGCGCGTGCGGAGTGCCTGTCCTGGCTTTTCTGGCAGATGGGCGCGGCGCCCTTCCTCGGCGGCGGCTTCGGGCACTTCTACGCGTACGCGCCGGTGAAGCTCGAGTACCCGATCGACCGCTACGCGATGGAGGTGAAGCGGCAGCTCGACGTGCTCGATCGCCGGCTCGCCGAGAGCGAGTACGTCGCCGGTCCCGAGTACACCATTGCCGACATGGCGATCTGGCCCTGGTACGGGGCGCTGGTGAAGGGGGAGATCTACGGCGCGGCGGAGTTCCTGAGCGTGCTCGAGTACACGCACGTCATTCGCTGGACCGATCGGATCCTCGCGCGTCACGCCGTGAAACGCGGCGTCATGGTGAACCGCATGTGGGGCGAGCCGTCGGGCCAGCTCCCCGAGCGCCATGACGCCAGCGACTTCGACACGATCGCGAAGCCGCCGCTCTGA
- a CDS encoding right-handed parallel beta-helix repeat-containing protein, protein MLRPILRSLPLAAVLVTGLIAPGAGAATFTVTKIADGADGACDADCSLRDAVIAANAAPDADTILLPAGTYVLGGAGFEDLAASGDLDLAGSVTITGAGADLTIVDGGGGDRVFDVVATATVALRGLTIRNGRVPDGDTQGGGGLLWNEPDTGRALTLTLADVIVTGNDGGRGLDGGGGIRIDQEGPLASSVTISDSTISGNTLADGDGGGLHLCCENLTVAIERTTITGNTAVDDPSVAGLHGEGGGIYHCCNDTSLTVSDSTVSDNDGPTQGGGIYACCGQSLNTLVTLHGATVRGNRALGAGTFQGTGGGIEGEGAVLLVDSTLSGNQARRDGGGIDNEDVLVMRNVTIAGNTGGRGGGFYEDGLQTTLANVIFADNVEPPATAANCGIAAGTDPLVSNGGNVSGDASCPLAGMGDLVSVDPLLGPLADNGGPTATHALDPTSPAVDAGSDAACDAVDQRGHPRPADGDGDGAARCDAGAFELAAAIENCANGFDDDGNGLVDCDDLACAGHPFCPERCANCIDDDGDGAVDRDDADCPPRADGADAGVGDAARGKLVAKCAAALQKAGAKAGAARAKTLRGCVARLAACVQKKPGDAACAAKAGEACGAALAELAPGGAKARATIVARCETLASGELLGSAGLGWSAEAGRCAELDVAPLAGADDVARCLLAEHACATDRLVALETPRLGELLALGAVSPGALRCPPLAVSAGGSGLGARGKVVDACTRALQKAGTKLASGAAAALRSCAGRVLACRQTKPSDPDCIAKARTWCPKRAAAIAALAARVADAVAKRCGAPPLAIGEILGATGAGFQAAAPLCKALGVASLDSVTAVSDCLERHHACRARQLVERELPRLDELLQSGGGFP, encoded by the coding sequence ATGCTTCGCCCGATCCTCCGTAGCCTCCCGCTCGCCGCCGTGCTCGTGACCGGCCTCATCGCACCCGGGGCGGGCGCCGCGACCTTCACCGTCACCAAGATCGCCGACGGTGCCGACGGCGCCTGCGACGCCGACTGCTCACTGCGCGACGCGGTAATCGCCGCCAACGCGGCGCCCGACGCCGACACGATCCTGCTCCCGGCCGGCACCTACGTCCTCGGCGGCGCCGGCTTCGAGGATCTGGCGGCGAGCGGCGACCTCGATCTCGCCGGGTCGGTCACGATCACGGGTGCGGGCGCCGACCTCACCATCGTCGACGGCGGCGGCGGCGACCGCGTCTTCGACGTCGTCGCGACCGCGACGGTCGCGCTACGCGGCCTCACGATTCGCAACGGCCGCGTGCCCGACGGCGACACCCAGGGCGGCGGCGGCCTCCTCTGGAACGAGCCCGACACGGGACGCGCGCTCACCCTCACGCTCGCGGACGTGATCGTCACCGGAAACGATGGCGGGCGCGGCCTCGACGGCGGCGGCGGCATCCGCATCGACCAGGAGGGACCCCTGGCGTCGTCCGTGACCATCAGCGACAGCACGATCAGCGGCAACACGCTCGCCGACGGCGACGGCGGCGGCCTCCACCTCTGCTGCGAGAACCTGACGGTCGCGATCGAGCGCACGACCATCACCGGAAACACCGCCGTCGACGACCCGAGCGTGGCGGGCCTGCACGGCGAGGGCGGCGGCATCTACCACTGCTGCAACGACACCTCACTGACGGTCAGCGACAGCACGGTCAGCGACAACGACGGCCCCACGCAGGGCGGCGGCATCTATGCCTGTTGCGGACAATCGCTGAACACGCTCGTCACGCTCCACGGCGCGACCGTGCGCGGGAACCGCGCGCTCGGCGCGGGGACGTTCCAGGGCACCGGCGGCGGCATCGAGGGCGAAGGCGCGGTCCTGCTCGTCGACAGCACGCTCAGCGGCAACCAGGCGCGGCGCGACGGCGGCGGCATCGACAACGAGGACGTGCTCGTCATGCGCAACGTCACGATCGCCGGCAACACGGGAGGCCGCGGCGGCGGATTCTATGAGGACGGACTCCAGACGACCCTCGCGAACGTGATCTTCGCCGACAACGTCGAGCCGCCGGCGACCGCGGCGAACTGCGGCATCGCCGCCGGCACCGATCCGCTCGTCTCGAACGGCGGCAACGTGAGCGGCGACGCATCCTGTCCCCTCGCCGGCATGGGCGATCTCGTGAGCGTCGATCCGCTCCTCGGCCCCCTCGCCGACAACGGCGGCCCGACGGCGACCCATGCGCTCGACCCGACGAGCCCCGCCGTCGACGCCGGCAGCGACGCCGCGTGCGACGCGGTCGACCAGCGCGGACACCCGCGCCCGGCCGACGGCGACGGCGACGGCGCCGCGCGCTGCGACGCCGGCGCCTTCGAGCTCGCCGCGGCGATCGAGAACTGCGCCAACGGCTTCGACGACGACGGCAACGGACTCGTCGATTGCGACGATCTCGCGTGCGCCGGCCATCCATTCTGTCCGGAACGCTGCGCCAACTGCATCGACGACGACGGCGACGGCGCCGTCGACCGCGACGACGCGGACTGCCCGCCGCGCGCCGACGGCGCGGATGCGGGCGTCGGCGACGCCGCGCGGGGGAAGCTCGTCGCGAAGTGCGCCGCCGCGCTGCAGAAGGCCGGCGCCAAGGCGGGCGCGGCGCGCGCGAAGACGCTCCGCGGCTGCGTCGCCCGCCTCGCCGCCTGCGTCCAGAAGAAGCCCGGCGACGCGGCGTGCGCCGCCAAGGCCGGCGAGGCCTGCGGCGCGGCGCTCGCGGAGCTCGCGCCCGGTGGCGCGAAGGCGCGCGCGACGATCGTGGCGCGCTGCGAGACGCTCGCGAGCGGCGAGCTCCTCGGGTCGGCGGGCCTCGGCTGGAGCGCGGAGGCCGGCCGCTGCGCCGAGCTCGACGTCGCCCCGCTCGCCGGAGCGGACGACGTGGCGCGCTGCCTCCTCGCGGAGCACGCCTGCGCCACGGATCGCCTGGTCGCGCTCGAGACGCCGCGCCTCGGCGAGCTCCTGGCGCTCGGCGCCGTGTCGCCCGGCGCGCTCCGCTGCCCGCCGCTTGCCGTAAGCGCGGGCGGGAGCGGGCTCGGCGCGCGCGGCAAGGTCGTCGATGCGTGCACGCGCGCGCTCCAAAAGGCCGGGACCAAGCTCGCGAGCGGAGCGGCGGCGGCGCTCCGGTCCTGCGCCGGTCGGGTGCTCGCGTGCCGGCAGACGAAGCCGAGCGACCCGGACTGCATCGCGAAAGCCCGGACCTGGTGCCCGAAGCGGGCGGCCGCGATCGCCGCGCTCGCCGCGCGGGTCGCCGACGCGGTGGCGAAGCGATGCGGCGCGCCGCCTCTCGCGATCGGCGAGATCCTCGGCGCGACCGGCGCCGGGTTCCAGGCCGCGGCGCCGCTCTGCAAGGCGCTCGGCGTCGCGAGCCTCGACTCCGTGACCGCGGTGAGCGACTGCCTCGAGCGGCATCACGCGTGCCGGGCGCGGCAGCTCGTCGAACGCGAGCTCCCGCGTCTCGACGAGCTCCTGCAGAGCGGCGGCGGCTTCCCCTGA
- a CDS encoding CoA transferase — protein MPKTQGPLSGIRIVELVGIGPGPFACMLLADLGADVIRVDRAQNVSGGDPESPPADLLARGRRSIGVDLKSPAGVETVLRLVEKADVLIEGFRPGVMERLGLGPDVCAKRNPRLVYGRMTGWGQEGPLAHAAGHDINYISLTGALHAIGRSGEVPVPPLNLVGDFGGGTMYLVMGVLAALVERQASGKGQVVDAAMTDGAASLMTIFYGIKAIGFWKDERGVNMLDSGAHFYDVYETKDGRYVSIGSIEPQFYQLLLKHTGLAGEELPVQFDRDQWPALKERMAAIFRTKTRDEWCAIMENTDVCFAPVLSMSEAPRHPHNAARGTFTEVKGVVQPAPAPRFSRTPGAIQCPPAHPGQHTDEALADWGFSAADIAKLREAKAIA, from the coding sequence ATGCCCAAGACCCAAGGCCCCCTCTCCGGAATCAGAATCGTCGAGCTCGTGGGCATCGGCCCCGGCCCCTTCGCGTGCATGCTGCTCGCCGATCTCGGCGCCGACGTGATCCGCGTCGACCGCGCCCAGAACGTGAGCGGCGGCGATCCCGAGTCGCCCCCGGCCGACCTGCTCGCACGCGGTCGCCGCTCGATCGGCGTCGACCTGAAGTCTCCGGCCGGCGTCGAGACGGTGCTGCGCCTGGTCGAGAAGGCCGACGTGCTGATCGAGGGTTTCCGTCCCGGCGTGATGGAGCGCCTCGGGCTCGGCCCCGACGTCTGCGCGAAGCGCAATCCGCGTCTCGTCTACGGCCGCATGACCGGGTGGGGACAGGAGGGTCCGCTCGCGCACGCGGCCGGCCACGACATCAACTACATCTCGCTGACGGGTGCGCTGCACGCCATCGGCCGCTCCGGCGAGGTGCCGGTGCCGCCGCTGAATCTCGTCGGCGATTTCGGCGGCGGGACGATGTACCTCGTCATGGGCGTCCTCGCGGCGCTCGTGGAGCGCCAGGCGTCGGGGAAGGGGCAGGTCGTGGACGCCGCGATGACCGACGGCGCCGCGTCGCTCATGACGATCTTCTACGGCATCAAGGCCATCGGGTTCTGGAAGGACGAGCGCGGCGTCAACATGCTCGACAGCGGCGCCCATTTCTACGACGTCTACGAGACCAAGGACGGCCGGTACGTCTCGATCGGCTCGATCGAACCGCAGTTCTACCAGCTCTTGCTGAAGCACACGGGGCTCGCGGGCGAAGAGCTTCCGGTGCAGTTCGATCGCGACCAGTGGCCGGCGTTGAAGGAGCGGATGGCGGCGATCTTCCGCACCAAGACCCGCGACGAGTGGTGCGCGATCATGGAGAACACCGACGTGTGCTTCGCGCCGGTGCTCAGCATGAGCGAGGCGCCCCGCCACCCGCACAACGCGGCTCGCGGCACCTTCACCGAGGTGAAGGGGGTCGTGCAGCCGGCGCCTGCCCCGCGCTTCAGCCGCACGCCGGGCGCGATCCAGTGCCCGCCCGCGCATCCGGGACAGCATACCGACGAGGCGCTCGCCGACTGGGGCTTCTCGGCCGCGGACATCGCGAAGCTCCGGGAGGCGAAGGCGATCGCGTAG